In Blastopirellula sp. J2-11, a single genomic region encodes these proteins:
- a CDS encoding RidA family protein encodes MSQREARLLELGYAIEKTTPEGSLVDAVSTVGNILYASGQVPFDGDQLKYVGKVPAEVALEDATQAAALCAANVLRAVRKEVGSLEAIERVVRITGYVNCAADFTQQHLVINGASQLVRDVFGEAGRHARTALGMQQLPLGASVEVEMILLRKE; translated from the coding sequence ATGAGTCAGCGAGAAGCACGTTTGTTAGAGTTGGGATATGCGATCGAGAAAACAACCCCTGAAGGTTCGCTGGTCGACGCCGTATCAACGGTCGGTAACATCCTTTACGCATCGGGTCAGGTCCCTTTTGATGGCGACCAGTTGAAGTATGTTGGCAAAGTTCCGGCCGAGGTTGCGTTGGAAGACGCGACTCAAGCGGCGGCTTTGTGCGCGGCCAATGTCTTACGCGCCGTGCGAAAAGAGGTGGGTTCGTTGGAGGCGATTGAGCGCGTCGTGCGCATCACCGGCTATGTGAACTGCGCAGCCGATTTTACGCAGCAGCATTTGGTCATCAACGGCGCTTCGCAGTTGGTGCGCGACGTCTTTGGCGAAGCAGGGCGACATGCGCGAACGGCGTTGGGGATGCAGCAACTTCCGCTGGGCGCCAGCGTCGAAGTCGAAATGATCTTGCTGCGGAAAGAGTAG
- a CDS encoding sigma-70 family RNA polymerase sigma factor: MTGGEQRRPSSGDPVTDNAGIEQFIQLLAENERLLAVFVMTMVPHSPDADDILQDTKIALWRSFDQFELGTDFGAWARRTAFHRILAFRKRKGRDKLCCGLSQDCYAMLAKDYEADVSGRVDWVRHLKRCLLLLPEQHQQIIQMRYEQQLSIDRIAVAVNRTPAATYRVLSRIRLALRDCIRSSDPSSSPVSETYRSDRLPDEGK, translated from the coding sequence ATGACAGGTGGTGAACAACGACGTCCATCGAGTGGCGATCCTGTAACGGATAATGCCGGCATTGAGCAGTTCATTCAATTATTGGCCGAGAATGAACGTCTGCTGGCGGTATTTGTGATGACGATGGTGCCCCATTCACCCGATGCGGACGACATCCTCCAAGATACGAAGATCGCGCTTTGGCGCAGCTTCGACCAATTTGAATTGGGAACCGATTTCGGTGCTTGGGCACGACGCACGGCGTTTCATCGAATTCTCGCATTTCGCAAACGGAAGGGGCGAGACAAGTTGTGTTGTGGCTTGTCACAAGACTGCTATGCGATGCTTGCGAAGGATTACGAAGCGGACGTAAGCGGGCGAGTGGACTGGGTTCGACATTTGAAGCGTTGCCTATTGCTGTTACCTGAACAACACCAGCAGATCATCCAGATGCGATACGAACAGCAGCTTTCGATCGATCGGATTGCAGTCGCCGTCAATCGCACTCCGGCAGCGACATACCGCGTACTCAGCCGCATTCGACTTGCCCTGCGAGACTGCATTCGTAGTAGTGATCCGTCGTCATCGCCGGTTTCCGAAACCTACAGAAGTGATAGGCTGCCTGATGAAGGAAAATGA
- a CDS encoding glycerophosphodiester phosphodiesterase family protein, which translates to MRAINAVTTDLSPIAIDSRAARLLAELRDASINKVFVVAHRGDWQAAPENSLAAIQSSIDLGVDMVEIDVRLTLDGHYVLLHDKTLERSTNGAGKISHLTLEQIQKLRFKDANGELTDHKIATLEEGLQLARGKILLYLDKSEYDIPAVYAIVKAYGMEDYVFFYGGRTVAELKSHCGDDFEEIQYLPKLDGSTPRAREYVESFSVRKKPLAFVTSFDREDSPVLSQFDSIRARGVRIWASPLWDELCAGHTDKRALQDPDGNWGWLLDHGATLLCTDQPAKLLNYLRSKKRHE; encoded by the coding sequence GTGCGTGCGATTAACGCCGTCACCACCGATCTTTCTCCCATTGCGATAGATTCTCGTGCGGCGCGATTGCTTGCGGAACTAAGAGATGCGTCGATCAATAAGGTGTTCGTCGTCGCACATCGTGGCGACTGGCAAGCGGCTCCCGAGAATTCGCTGGCCGCAATTCAAAGCTCTATCGATCTTGGCGTTGATATGGTGGAGATCGACGTCCGGCTCACGTTGGATGGCCACTATGTGCTGCTGCATGACAAAACGTTGGAGCGTTCGACCAACGGCGCCGGCAAGATCAGTCATCTTACGCTGGAGCAAATTCAAAAGTTGCGATTTAAAGATGCGAATGGCGAGTTGACCGATCACAAGATCGCCACGTTAGAAGAAGGCCTGCAGTTGGCTCGCGGCAAAATTCTGCTGTACCTGGACAAGTCCGAATACGATATCCCCGCCGTCTATGCGATCGTCAAAGCATATGGCATGGAAGACTATGTGTTTTTCTATGGCGGTCGCACCGTTGCTGAGCTGAAGTCGCACTGCGGAGATGACTTTGAGGAGATCCAGTATCTTCCCAAGCTCGATGGCTCGACTCCCCGGGCAAGAGAATACGTTGAATCCTTTTCGGTACGGAAAAAGCCGCTGGCGTTCGTGACAAGTTTTGACCGTGAAGATTCGCCGGTTCTTTCCCAGTTCGATTCAATCCGCGCAAGGGGCGTTCGTATTTGGGCCAGCCCTTTGTGGGACGAACTATGTGCGGGGCACACCGACAAGCGAGCCTTGCAAGATCCAGACGGAAATTGGGGCTGGTTGCTCGATCACGGCGCCACTCTACTTTGCACCGATCAGCCAGCAAAACTCTTGAACTACCTGCGGTCGAAGAAGCGGCACGAATAA
- a CDS encoding DNRLRE domain-containing protein, with translation MRLEQGRAILRFKSGAKVFLGGQTDLELRDELTAVLHSGTVIVEAPESAHGFTVHTPSAIAIDHGTKFAVSVDRARDIAHLQVLDGEVELRHPSSGKATWLIKGEAVTATRLSVSEKTAVDMSEFYVARPEDNNVPLNSIRTTTAMGRDATIVKNNAPQLTDPALILVKNCPNDYRRKGYLAFDLSLVKGLNFNHAKLILTLQSSKFSHPTEEPDALFTVYGITDESLDDWSQDDLLWDNAPANLDGADEVDVTVTQKLGEFEIPDGRDSGQVVMESDGLTDFLKSDTNGIVTLIIVRNNPQVSLFSSPTTFASRRHPTQLPPTLEFELGP, from the coding sequence ATGCGTCTGGAGCAAGGACGGGCGATCCTGCGATTTAAGTCTGGAGCGAAGGTCTTTCTGGGTGGGCAAACGGATCTTGAACTGCGAGACGAATTGACTGCGGTTTTGCATTCAGGAACGGTTATCGTAGAAGCCCCTGAGTCGGCGCATGGATTTACCGTCCACACCCCGAGCGCTATTGCGATCGACCACGGCACCAAGTTCGCCGTCTCGGTCGATCGCGCGCGCGACATCGCCCACCTTCAAGTGCTCGACGGAGAAGTTGAATTAAGGCATCCAAGTTCCGGCAAAGCGACTTGGTTGATCAAGGGGGAAGCGGTGACTGCGACGCGACTCTCGGTAAGCGAGAAGACCGCGGTTGATATGAGTGAGTTTTATGTTGCTCGACCCGAAGATAATAATGTGCCGCTCAATTCGATCCGGACCACAACTGCGATGGGCCGTGATGCTACGATCGTCAAGAATAACGCCCCGCAGCTAACCGATCCGGCCTTGATTTTGGTGAAAAACTGTCCCAACGACTACCGCCGCAAAGGCTATCTGGCATTCGATCTCAGCTTAGTAAAAGGGCTCAATTTTAATCACGCAAAGTTGATACTGACGCTCCAATCCAGTAAGTTTTCTCACCCAACCGAAGAGCCTGACGCTCTGTTTACGGTTTACGGAATCACCGATGAATCCCTGGATGACTGGAGCCAAGATGATCTTCTTTGGGATAACGCGCCTGCCAATCTCGATGGAGCTGATGAGGTCGATGTAACAGTGACGCAGAAACTAGGCGAGTTCGAAATCCCCGATGGTCGCGACTCAGGGCAAGTCGTTATGGAAAGTGATGGTTTGACGGACTTCCTGAAATCCGACACAAACGGCATCGTCACTTTGATCATCGTACGGAATAACCCTCAGGTCTCCCTGTTTTCTTCGCCAACCACTTTTGCAAGTCGTCGTCATCCTACGCAACTGCCGCCCACCCTAGAGTTTGAATTGGGACCATAG
- a CDS encoding DUF1559 domain-containing protein — protein sequence MNQSPSACPCPGRSRTGFTLVELLVVIAIIGVLIALLLPAVQQAREAARRLQCKSNLKQIGLALHNYHDVHNTFPPGALNPGTNCDIVAPDQKILNHTAFQMILPYVEQSALHNQMNFSLPSGKSLYNNNSNCTATTPTTDQFSLVTSQLPIFACPSDPGPERGDANHAFSVANGAYRTSYGLVSHQGDGAWSTTWAKNTALDKGMWGPNGAASFRDITDGTSNTVALTEAPFQKKSAEKWTGPYWNTYTYIYWLELKKGINQIVDDTPNPGVGRNGVGSLHPGGVHFLLADCSVRFMSENADQIGVINALQSIRGGEVIGEF from the coding sequence GTGAATCAAAGTCCATCTGCCTGCCCCTGTCCTGGCCGCTCTCGTACTGGATTTACGCTAGTCGAGCTGTTAGTCGTCATTGCAATCATCGGCGTTCTAATCGCATTGTTGCTGCCTGCAGTCCAGCAGGCTCGCGAAGCCGCCCGAAGACTCCAGTGCAAAAGCAATCTCAAGCAGATTGGCTTGGCCTTGCACAACTATCACGATGTGCATAACACGTTTCCCCCGGGAGCGCTCAACCCAGGAACAAACTGCGACATTGTGGCTCCGGATCAGAAGATCTTAAACCACACGGCATTCCAAATGATTCTGCCGTATGTGGAACAATCGGCTCTCCACAACCAAATGAACTTTTCTTTACCCTCGGGAAAATCTCTCTACAACAACAATAGCAATTGCACAGCAACTACTCCGACAACAGATCAGTTCTCACTGGTGACCAGTCAATTGCCGATTTTCGCATGCCCCAGCGATCCAGGGCCTGAGCGCGGTGACGCCAACCATGCTTTCTCTGTCGCCAATGGCGCCTATCGAACCAGTTACGGACTGGTGTCACACCAGGGTGATGGAGCTTGGAGCACCACCTGGGCCAAAAACACGGCTTTGGACAAGGGAATGTGGGGCCCCAATGGAGCTGCAAGTTTTCGCGATATTACCGATGGGACAAGCAATACAGTCGCTCTGACGGAAGCTCCTTTTCAAAAGAAATCAGCGGAGAAATGGACGGGGCCCTACTGGAATACCTACACCTATATTTACTGGCTCGAATTGAAGAAGGGGATCAATCAAATTGTTGACGATACGCCCAATCCAGGCGTGGGTAGAAATGGAGTCGGCAGTCTGCATCCGGGTGGAGTTCATTTCCTCCTGGCCGACTGTTCTGTTCGATTTATGAGTGAGAACGCCGATCAAATCGGCGTCATCAACGCGCTTCAATCGATCCGAGGCGGGGAAGTTATCGGCGAGTTTTAA
- a CDS encoding sigma-70 family RNA polymerase sigma factor, with protein MLFHSQSSHDFFCVSVPFGGTMTPNTSTAVLAVQWVRAQPAVAAFITSMVPDFHDAEEILQQTAVAVTEKFAEYDPERPFIAWAIGLARIEAFRFRQSRGRDRHVFDSEMLDQMAEAVEQEHKQAVEVRTALKTCLQKTSGRVRQVHELHYGKGMTPRAIAQQLATTENSIFVALHRARNVLRQCIGRQLSRNEA; from the coding sequence ATGTTGTTTCACTCGCAATCCAGTCACGATTTTTTTTGCGTATCTGTTCCATTCGGCGGGACCATGACTCCAAATACTTCGACTGCTGTTTTGGCTGTTCAGTGGGTTCGTGCGCAGCCGGCAGTTGCAGCGTTTATTACGTCGATGGTTCCCGACTTCCATGATGCCGAAGAGATCCTTCAGCAGACGGCGGTAGCCGTTACCGAGAAGTTTGCCGAATACGATCCAGAACGCCCCTTTATTGCGTGGGCGATTGGTTTAGCGCGCATTGAAGCGTTTCGTTTTCGCCAGTCTCGGGGACGTGATCGGCACGTGTTTGATAGTGAAATGCTCGATCAAATGGCCGAAGCGGTCGAGCAAGAACACAAGCAGGCAGTCGAAGTACGTACGGCGCTGAAAACCTGCCTGCAGAAGACGAGCGGGCGCGTTCGTCAGGTGCACGAACTGCATTACGGAAAAGGGATGACGCCAAGGGCGATCGCTCAGCAGCTAGCGACCACAGAAAACTCCATCTTTGTCGCACTGCATCGCGCACGAAATGTATTAAGACAGTGTATCGGTAGGCAACTGAGTAGGAATGAAGCGTAA
- a CDS encoding dienelactone hydrolase family protein: protein MPRKEASQFRQEVLDLYDDYAHGRLNRREYVKKLGAFAIGGLTVESLMSSLAPNYAWAEEVKPDDPRIKTEMVTYESKEGGGNIKGLLARPSKGDKFPAVLVIHENRGLNPYIEDVARRLAVAGFLAFAPDALTPLGGYPGNDDDGRTMQAKRDREEMTSDFVAAAQWLDANPASTGKLGVVGFCFGGGMVYQLAIRIPDVVDAGVPFYGSQPDLADVPKIKAPLLIQNAGLDKRILDGAAPFEKALTENNKTFEAFVYPEVNHGFHNDTTPRYDDAAAKLAWSRTLEFFDKQLKTK, encoded by the coding sequence ATGCCACGCAAAGAAGCCTCACAGTTCCGCCAAGAAGTTCTCGACTTGTACGACGACTACGCACACGGAAGACTCAATCGCCGTGAGTACGTAAAAAAACTTGGCGCCTTCGCAATCGGCGGACTTACTGTCGAATCGCTCATGTCGAGCCTTGCGCCAAACTACGCTTGGGCGGAAGAAGTCAAGCCGGACGATCCGCGCATCAAGACGGAGATGGTCACCTATGAGTCGAAAGAGGGGGGCGGCAACATCAAAGGCTTGCTCGCGCGACCGAGCAAGGGAGACAAATTTCCGGCCGTTTTGGTGATCCACGAAAACCGCGGCTTGAATCCCTACATCGAAGATGTGGCCCGCCGCTTGGCGGTCGCCGGTTTCCTGGCGTTTGCGCCAGACGCATTAACGCCGCTCGGCGGCTACCCCGGCAATGACGACGACGGCCGCACGATGCAGGCCAAACGGGATCGCGAGGAAATGACCAGCGATTTTGTCGCCGCCGCCCAATGGCTGGACGCGAATCCAGCGTCAACCGGCAAGCTGGGCGTGGTCGGTTTTTGCTTTGGCGGCGGCATGGTCTATCAACTGGCGATCCGCATTCCGGATGTCGTTGACGCCGGCGTCCCTTTTTATGGATCGCAGCCCGATCTCGCCGACGTCCCCAAGATCAAAGCGCCGCTGCTGATCCAAAATGCAGGCCTCGACAAACGGATTCTCGACGGCGCAGCCCCCTTTGAGAAAGCTTTGACCGAGAACAACAAAACGTTCGAAGCCTTCGTTTACCCCGAAGTCAATCACGGCTTTCACAACGACACGACGCCCCGCTACGACGATGCGGCGGCCAAGTTGGCCTGGAGTCGCACTTTGGAGTTCTTTGACAAGCAGTTGAAGACAAAGTGA
- a CDS encoding carboxypeptidase regulatory-like domain-containing protein, producing the protein MNLTLCGLVLVGCSIGPTDLPEVAPVSGTVTLDGKPLNNATLTFQPAVGRPSSGLTNKDGQYKLRYNLNLTGAKLGDHSVIITTYQEFDNPSDADRPASPELLPAKYHKKSELVAKITNGDNVVDFDLKSK; encoded by the coding sequence GTGAATCTTACGCTATGCGGTTTGGTCTTGGTCGGATGCTCGATTGGACCAACGGACCTCCCAGAGGTAGCCCCTGTTTCCGGTACGGTGACGCTAGACGGCAAGCCGCTGAATAACGCCACCCTGACTTTTCAACCAGCGGTTGGCAGACCATCCAGCGGACTCACCAATAAAGATGGTCAATACAAACTGAGATACAACTTGAATCTCACAGGAGCCAAACTTGGCGACCATTCGGTAATAATCACCACCTATCAGGAATTTGATAATCCATCCGACGCTGACAGACCTGCCTCGCCGGAATTATTGCCTGCGAAATATCACAAAAAATCGGAACTTGTCGCCAAAATCACCAATGGTGATAATGTCGTCGATTTTGATCTGAAATCTAAGTAA
- a CDS encoding HTTM domain-containing protein: MSEFSKRLFQNVDGASLAVVRILFGVVMFAWCISYLVLDKVHAYYVEPAFHFKYEGFGWVAGAPAWCMTAIFLLMSGLAILITIGWFYRVSAIGFALLFIYVFLIDKTTYQNHYYFVCLMSVLLALTPANSTYSVDAFLRWTALRDRTPQWSIWLLRFQVGVVYFFGGVAKISPDWVRGFPMREMLAQHEFDFLLGHFAQQEWAVQLIVWGGLFFDLLIVPCLLWKRTRIFAFCLVVIFHGTNSILFPIGIFPWIMIGLTTIFLAPNWPRQFCLEKGINEPADISDVSVSPWLRTALLTFLAIWCVVQVTLPLRHWLYSGDVNWTERGHYFAWHMMLRGKTSAVRFHIYDAVTGRHGVFPLQDELKSHQLARMSRDPQLIRTFSKQIEWKCRAHGFADVEVRAFVLCSLNGRKPQLLISPEVDLTAADLDHRIDWILPLAEPLPSKSWNQPIATWEQLVMADPLNEQTSSQSK; this comes from the coding sequence GTGTCGGAATTCTCCAAACGACTATTTCAGAACGTCGATGGGGCTTCGTTGGCGGTCGTTCGTATCTTGTTCGGCGTCGTGATGTTCGCCTGGTGCATTTCTTACTTGGTCTTGGACAAGGTTCATGCGTACTACGTTGAACCTGCTTTTCATTTCAAATACGAAGGTTTTGGTTGGGTCGCCGGCGCTCCTGCCTGGTGCATGACCGCGATCTTTTTGCTAATGAGCGGACTGGCGATCTTGATCACGATCGGCTGGTTCTATCGCGTCTCGGCCATCGGCTTCGCTCTCCTTTTTATCTACGTGTTCCTGATCGATAAAACGACTTATCAAAACCACTACTATTTTGTCTGCTTGATGAGCGTGTTGTTGGCGCTGACGCCTGCCAACAGCACGTATAGTGTTGACGCTTTTTTGCGATGGACGGCCCTGCGCGATCGGACGCCGCAGTGGTCGATCTGGCTCCTCCGATTTCAGGTTGGCGTGGTCTATTTTTTTGGAGGCGTTGCGAAGATCAGCCCCGATTGGGTTCGCGGTTTTCCGATGAGAGAAATGCTGGCCCAACATGAATTTGATTTTTTACTGGGGCACTTCGCACAGCAGGAATGGGCGGTGCAGTTGATCGTTTGGGGCGGCCTATTTTTTGATTTGCTGATTGTTCCCTGCTTGCTTTGGAAACGAACGCGGATATTCGCGTTTTGCCTGGTGGTCATTTTTCATGGGACGAATTCGATCTTGTTTCCGATTGGGATCTTTCCCTGGATCATGATCGGTTTGACGACGATTTTTCTCGCACCCAATTGGCCTCGACAATTTTGCTTGGAGAAGGGGATCAACGAACCGGCGGACATCTCCGATGTTAGCGTTTCGCCATGGCTGCGAACGGCTCTATTGACCTTCCTGGCGATTTGGTGCGTTGTTCAAGTGACGTTGCCGCTGCGGCACTGGCTCTATTCAGGCGATGTGAATTGGACCGAACGCGGCCATTATTTCGCCTGGCACATGATGCTGCGCGGCAAGACTTCCGCTGTCCGTTTTCACATCTACGATGCGGTCACCGGCCGTCACGGCGTCTTCCCTTTGCAGGACGAACTCAAGTCGCATCAATTGGCCAGAATGTCGCGCGATCCACAACTCATTCGGACGTTCTCCAAGCAGATCGAATGGAAGTGTCGAGCCCATGGCTTTGCGGATGTCGAAGTACGCGCTTTTGTTCTCTGCTCGCTCAATGGTCGCAAGCCTCAGCTTTTGATTTCGCCAGAAGTTGATTTAACCGCCGCCGATCTCGATCATCGAATCGATTGGATCCTGCCGCTTGCCGAGCCTTTGCCTAGCAAATCATGGAACCAACCAATCGCAACATGGGAGCAACTCGTAATGGCGGATCCATTGAACGAACAGACGAGCTCGCAAAGTAAGTAA
- a CDS encoding DUF1559 domain-containing protein: MSIPRSKTSGFTLVELLVVIAIIGILIGLLLPAVQQAREAARRMQCMNNLKQMGLGLHNYHDTFGSLPLGTFTNPDPYAADANDGWSWSVALLPFMEQSALYDLLDPQGQFGIVTDTYDATTAPIDGAETVLTTFRCPSSVLPNHVPSSISVDGASVTVDAQIVGYAVSDYKGSSGYYLDGLFMRHGDAIVWGNGGGGSAPNVRFRDITDGSSNTLAIGESSYPGRNGKSDWPVWAASGRSDEQVIMKTTDPINGGVTSTSRFWEAIDDDCAMSFHTGGAQFVFADGSVHFLSENMEYDTYTNLGNRNDGQVLGAY; the protein is encoded by the coding sequence ATGTCGATTCCACGTTCCAAAACATCCGGGTTCACCCTGGTCGAACTCCTGGTTGTCATCGCAATTATTGGGATCTTGATTGGTCTGCTGTTGCCGGCCGTTCAACAGGCCCGCGAGGCCGCTCGGCGGATGCAATGTATGAACAATTTAAAGCAGATGGGTCTTGGGCTGCACAACTATCACGATACTTTTGGCAGTCTTCCCTTGGGCACGTTCACCAATCCCGATCCCTACGCCGCCGATGCGAACGACGGCTGGAGTTGGTCGGTCGCTCTGCTGCCGTTCATGGAGCAGTCGGCGCTTTATGACCTCCTGGATCCCCAGGGACAGTTCGGAATTGTCACGGATACCTATGACGCGACCACTGCTCCGATTGATGGCGCCGAAACGGTATTGACCACCTTTCGTTGTCCTTCCTCGGTTCTTCCCAACCATGTGCCGAGCAGCATCAGCGTCGATGGAGCTTCAGTGACGGTTGATGCTCAAATCGTGGGATACGCGGTCTCTGACTACAAGGGTTCGTCCGGCTACTATCTCGATGGCCTCTTTATGCGTCACGGCGATGCGATCGTTTGGGGCAACGGCGGCGGCGGCTCGGCGCCGAACGTTCGCTTTCGAGACATCACAGACGGCAGTAGCAATACCCTGGCGATAGGCGAGTCGTCTTATCCAGGCCGCAACGGAAAGAGCGACTGGCCCGTTTGGGCGGCGTCGGGTCGTTCGGACGAGCAGGTCATCATGAAGACCACTGATCCAATCAATGGAGGAGTGACCTCCACCAGTCGATTCTGGGAAGCGATCGACGACGACTGCGCGATGAGCTTTCATACCGGTGGCGCTCAGTTTGTTTTCGCAGATGGCTCTGTGCACTTCCTCAGCGAAAACATGGAATACGACACCTACACCAATCTCGGAAATCGCAATGACGGACAGGTCTTGGGCGCTTATTAA
- a CDS encoding LamG-like jellyroll fold domain-containing protein, which yields MENRDELISKYLFGLATEEDFQQLKTWLEQSSGNVQSFAQAIYLHRTMRDQFLGEEYLRSAAIKANPPTPEILVAQPGPSVDIPSPLRSHWSAAWLSLALALMVGMGSAAWMLGIMSDHEVVGVARVLEQHDATFDSTSLTPQHSDTLVAGTYSLTQGEMLVRFDQGAVAVMRGPTKFQLKSPSAMKLLQGEVVVTCPTRQSRGFRVSIPNGDVVDLGTEFGVAVNQAGEADVYVFQGEVTAESSGKSISLFAGKSARVSQSRGAYLARVEPGRFYRQRDWEMQSLLGRSQRDPGMVKDADLLVWLPMDRLHGQTTPVNLAPYHRPPVVVRAAEIEDVSDSGARELTVAKSTDSLSMSIPGAFRQLTLAAWVRLGKEQGPDREHRGMVMSDSFQKRGAIHWQRKGNDFRLTIAMGKNDNHEIFRAPTGRLDVDRWHHLASVVDLDAKRVTHYLNGAEVASQPITTALKSVLLGDCTLGAWARGSEPESDNRSLNGDLDDVCIWKRALDGDQIHSLAARRSD from the coding sequence ATGGAAAACAGGGATGAGCTGATCTCCAAATATCTCTTTGGACTTGCAACGGAAGAAGACTTTCAGCAATTGAAGACCTGGCTCGAGCAATCTTCCGGTAATGTTCAATCATTCGCGCAGGCAATTTACTTGCATCGCACGATGCGCGACCAATTTCTCGGCGAAGAATACCTGCGATCCGCAGCGATCAAAGCCAATCCGCCTACTCCAGAGATTCTCGTCGCCCAGCCGGGCCCCAGTGTTGATATTCCTAGCCCGCTTCGTTCCCACTGGAGCGCGGCATGGCTGTCGCTAGCCTTGGCTTTGATGGTGGGTATGGGAAGTGCGGCCTGGATGCTGGGGATCATGTCGGATCATGAAGTGGTGGGGGTCGCTCGGGTGCTTGAGCAGCATGACGCGACTTTTGATTCGACTTCGCTGACTCCGCAGCATTCCGATACGCTAGTTGCCGGAACCTATTCGCTTACGCAGGGCGAAATGCTTGTTCGATTTGACCAGGGCGCCGTCGCCGTCATGCGCGGTCCGACCAAGTTTCAGTTAAAATCGCCATCCGCGATGAAACTACTGCAGGGAGAGGTCGTCGTCACCTGTCCTACTCGCCAAAGCCGTGGTTTTCGCGTGTCGATACCAAACGGGGACGTGGTTGATTTGGGGACAGAGTTCGGCGTTGCGGTAAACCAGGCAGGGGAGGCCGATGTCTACGTTTTTCAGGGTGAAGTCACCGCAGAGTCTTCCGGTAAATCGATCTCATTGTTCGCCGGAAAATCGGCCCGCGTTTCTCAGAGCCGAGGCGCGTATCTCGCTAGGGTCGAGCCTGGCCGATTCTATCGACAGCGCGACTGGGAGATGCAATCGTTGTTGGGGAGAAGCCAAAGAGATCCTGGCATGGTGAAAGATGCCGACCTGCTGGTTTGGCTTCCGATGGATCGCCTGCACGGCCAGACGACGCCTGTAAATTTGGCTCCCTATCATCGGCCTCCGGTCGTTGTACGTGCGGCCGAGATCGAGGATGTCAGTGATTCTGGCGCGCGGGAATTAACGGTCGCCAAATCGACCGATTCACTGTCCATGTCGATACCGGGGGCTTTTCGACAATTAACGCTTGCGGCTTGGGTTCGCTTAGGCAAAGAACAAGGTCCGGATCGCGAACACCGTGGAATGGTCATGTCCGATTCGTTCCAGAAGCGAGGCGCAATTCATTGGCAACGCAAAGGGAACGATTTTCGTCTGACGATCGCTATGGGTAAGAACGACAACCACGAAATCTTTCGTGCGCCAACCGGAAGACTCGATGTTGACCGCTGGCATCACCTGGCGAGTGTCGTTGATCTGGACGCGAAGCGGGTTACGCATTACTTGAATGGCGCGGAGGTCGCCTCTCAGCCGATCACAACAGCGTTAAAGTCGGTTCTACTGGGCGATTGCACGCTAGGCGCCTGGGCGAGAGGCTCGGAACCGGAATCGGACAACCGTTCCCTGAATGGGGATCTCGATGATGTCTGCATCTGGAAGCGGGCCCTGGATGGCGATCAAATTCATTCGCTAGCAGCTCGCCGCTCCGACTAG